A genomic window from Brevibacillus agri includes:
- the trmL gene encoding tRNA (uridine(34)/cytosine(34)/5-carboxymethylaminomethyluridine(34)-2'-O)-methyltransferase TrmL, whose protein sequence is MPLHIVLHEPLIPANTGNIARSCAATGAHLHLIHPLGFSTEDRYLKRAGLDYWHAVNIHHHESFEHFAAAQGEGAGTFYFVETWGEKLYTDVSFRDGDYIILGKETTGLPEELAERYREQTIRIPMSGATRSVNLSNCAAIVLFEGLRQLGFPGLN, encoded by the coding sequence ATGCCGCTACATATTGTTTTGCACGAGCCGCTCATTCCTGCCAACACGGGGAATATCGCCCGTTCCTGCGCAGCGACTGGCGCTCATTTGCATTTGATTCACCCGCTTGGCTTTTCGACAGAGGATCGCTATTTGAAGCGGGCTGGCCTCGATTACTGGCACGCGGTGAACATCCACCATCACGAGAGCTTTGAGCATTTTGCCGCGGCGCAGGGAGAGGGAGCAGGCACGTTTTACTTCGTGGAGACGTGGGGCGAGAAGCTGTACACCGATGTTTCCTTTCGCGATGGCGACTACATTATTTTGGGCAAGGAGACCACCGGCTTGCCGGAGGAACTGGCGGAGAGGTACCGGGAGCAAACGATTCGCATTCCGATGAGCGGAGCCACCCGCTCCGTCAATCTGTCCAACTGTGCGGCGATCGTTTTGTTTGAAGGCTTGCGGCAGCTAGGTTTTCCGGGGCTGAATTAG
- a CDS encoding methylated-DNA--[protein]-cysteine S-methyltransferase, which yields MAQEVGYTTMESPIGPLLLASTEEGLCYIDFANEEEGLPRLVRWCKKTLLGVTPEKNEAINEQAKLQLEQYFAGERTEFDVPTVLYGTPFQKTVWTELTNIPYGETRSYKDIAIAIGAAKAVRAIGGANNRNPIPVIIPCHRVVGSNGALVGYGGGLSIKEFLLSHEEGPLFAHATSNQAVR from the coding sequence ATGGCACAGGAAGTAGGCTACACCACAATGGAATCGCCAATTGGCCCGCTGCTGCTCGCTTCGACGGAGGAAGGCTTGTGCTACATCGACTTTGCGAACGAGGAAGAAGGACTGCCGCGCCTTGTTCGCTGGTGCAAAAAGACGCTTCTCGGAGTCACTCCGGAGAAAAACGAAGCGATCAATGAGCAGGCCAAGCTGCAGCTTGAGCAATATTTTGCCGGCGAGCGAACAGAGTTTGACGTTCCTACCGTCCTGTACGGCACTCCTTTTCAAAAAACTGTGTGGACTGAGTTGACGAATATTCCATACGGCGAAACCCGCTCCTACAAGGATATTGCCATCGCTATCGGAGCGGCCAAAGCGGTCCGGGCGATTGGCGGGGCGAACAATCGCAATCCGATCCCGGTAATCATCCCTTGCCACCGGGTTGTCGGCTCAAACGGCGCGCTCGTCGGCTACGGAGGCGGGCTGTCCATCAAAGAATTTTTGCTGTCGCACGAGGAAGGGCCGCTTTTTGCCCATGCGACCTCCAACCAAGCTGTCCGCTAG
- a CDS encoding ferric reductase-like transmembrane domain-containing protein: MNTPRRHLLRLLAHIMSLLIVLIGAAWMWPDFSAFPAMEACSMIAGYLSFLLIGLTLLIGPIKSWLPGRWTAACLSIRRDVGIWAGLTGILHVCLVLILFEGEPKLYMISDTRPDQTGGWLRLFLYAPPESGVWPIPNWSFTGVANYLGAIAFILLLALLCTSSGRAEKWLGSSAWKRLHLANPWLFLLVLFHGLIYIQSIKGEPHSFSDLLVFAVVVWFVRSLSFGRTVLKRRW; this comes from the coding sequence ATGAATACGCCCCGCCGTCATCTGCTTCGCCTGCTCGCCCACATAATGTCTCTTTTGATCGTCCTGATTGGCGCAGCATGGATGTGGCCTGACTTTTCCGCTTTCCCGGCTATGGAGGCGTGCAGCATGATCGCAGGCTACCTCTCGTTTCTCCTGATCGGTCTCACCCTCTTGATTGGCCCGATCAAGTCGTGGCTGCCCGGACGCTGGACCGCTGCCTGCTTGTCCATCCGCAGAGATGTCGGCATCTGGGCCGGACTGACTGGCATCCTGCATGTCTGTCTCGTGCTGATCCTGTTTGAAGGAGAGCCGAAGCTGTACATGATCTCTGACACCCGGCCTGACCAGACGGGCGGGTGGCTGCGCCTGTTTCTTTATGCGCCTCCCGAGTCCGGCGTATGGCCGATTCCGAACTGGAGCTTTACGGGTGTCGCCAACTACTTGGGAGCGATCGCCTTCATCCTTTTGCTGGCGCTCTTGTGCACTTCCTCTGGACGCGCGGAAAAATGGTTGGGCAGCTCCGCCTGGAAAAGACTGCATCTGGCCAATCCGTGGCTGTTTCTTCTCGTCCTGTTCCACGGCCTGATCTACATTCAATCGATCAAAGGAGAGCCGCACAGCTTCTCCGACCTGCTCGTCTTCGCAGTCGTTGTCTGGTTCGTTCGCAGCCTCTCGTTTGGCCGAACTGTGCTCAAGCGCAGGTGGTAA
- a CDS encoding PrkA family serine protein kinase, translated as MDILKRIAEHRAREENLMWRGTFAEYLQLVRKNPQIAQTAHSRVYNMIKSAGVEESEDGTRSYQFFSREIFGLDRSIERLVEEYFHSAARRLDVRKRILLLMGPVSGGKSTLVTMLKRGLEEYSRTDEGAVYALEGCPMQEEPLHLIPHELRPEIEEELGIKIEGELTPYNRMRLETEYGGRIEDFPVCRILFSEANRVGIGTFSPSDPKSQDIADLTGSIDFSTITKYGSESDPRAYRFDGELNKANRGLMEFQEMLKCDEKFLWHLLSLTQEGNFKAGRFALISADELIVAHTNESEYKAFIANRKNEALQSRIIVMPMPYNLRVSDEEKIYAKLIKQSDLGHVHIAPHALRSAAIFSILTRLKESKKQGADLLKKMRLYDGESVEGFKGADLEELRNEHADEGMAGIDPRYVINRISSALIRRDTECINALDILRALKEGFDQHPSITKEQRERYMNFISSARKEYDELAKKEVQKAFVYSYEESAKTLMDNYLDNVEAYCNMNKIRDPVTGEEMDPDERLMRSIEEQIGISENAKRAFREEILIRISAYARKGKRFDYSTHDRLREAIEKKLFADLKDVVKITTSNKTPDEHQLKKINEVTKRLIEEHNYCPVCANELLRYVGSLLNR; from the coding sequence ATGGACATTTTAAAACGAATCGCTGAGCACCGGGCCCGAGAAGAAAACCTGATGTGGAGAGGGACTTTCGCCGAGTACTTGCAGCTTGTTCGCAAAAATCCGCAAATTGCCCAGACGGCTCATTCACGCGTCTACAACATGATTAAAAGTGCCGGTGTCGAGGAAAGCGAGGATGGCACACGCTCGTATCAATTTTTCAGCCGGGAAATTTTCGGGCTGGATCGTTCCATTGAACGTCTGGTTGAGGAGTATTTTCACTCAGCAGCACGTCGTCTGGACGTCCGCAAACGCATTTTGCTCTTGATGGGTCCGGTCAGCGGCGGTAAATCCACACTCGTTACCATGCTCAAACGAGGACTGGAGGAGTATTCCCGCACGGACGAAGGCGCCGTCTACGCGCTCGAAGGCTGCCCGATGCAGGAAGAGCCGTTGCATCTGATCCCGCATGAGCTGCGTCCGGAAATTGAGGAAGAGCTGGGCATCAAAATCGAGGGAGAGCTTACTCCTTACAACCGCATGAGATTGGAGACGGAATACGGCGGACGCATCGAAGACTTCCCGGTTTGCCGCATTCTTTTCTCCGAAGCGAACCGTGTCGGGATTGGTACATTCAGCCCCTCTGATCCCAAGTCGCAGGACATTGCCGATTTGACTGGCAGCATCGACTTTTCTACGATTACCAAGTACGGTTCCGAGTCCGATCCCCGCGCCTATCGTTTTGACGGGGAACTGAACAAAGCAAACCGTGGCTTGATGGAGTTCCAGGAAATGCTGAAGTGCGACGAGAAATTCCTCTGGCACCTGCTGTCACTGACGCAGGAAGGAAACTTCAAGGCGGGCCGTTTTGCCCTGATCTCCGCGGATGAGCTGATTGTGGCTCACACGAACGAATCCGAGTACAAAGCCTTCATTGCCAACAGGAAAAACGAAGCGTTGCAGTCTAGGATTATCGTCATGCCGATGCCGTATAACTTGCGCGTCAGCGACGAGGAAAAAATTTATGCGAAATTAATCAAACAATCCGATCTCGGACATGTGCACATTGCCCCGCATGCCCTGCGGTCAGCCGCCATTTTCTCTATTCTTACTCGTTTGAAGGAATCGAAAAAGCAAGGAGCCGATTTGCTCAAGAAAATGCGTCTGTACGATGGCGAATCGGTGGAAGGGTTCAAGGGTGCCGATCTGGAAGAGCTGCGCAACGAGCATGCCGATGAGGGCATGGCCGGGATTGACCCGCGCTACGTCATCAACCGCATCTCCAGCGCGTTGATTCGCCGCGACACCGAGTGCATCAATGCGCTGGACATTCTCCGCGCGCTGAAGGAAGGCTTCGACCAGCATCCGTCGATTACGAAGGAGCAGCGGGAGCGCTACATGAACTTCATCTCCAGCGCCCGCAAGGAATACGACGAGCTGGCGAAAAAAGAAGTGCAAAAAGCGTTTGTCTACAGCTACGAAGAGTCTGCGAAAACGCTCATGGATAACTATCTCGACAACGTCGAAGCGTATTGCAACATGAATAAAATCCGCGACCCCGTCACCGGCGAGGAGATGGATCCAGATGAGCGCCTGATGCGTTCCATCGAGGAGCAGATCGGCATTTCGGAAAACGCCAAGCGGGCATTCCGCGAAGAAATCCTCATCCGCATCTCGGCCTACGCGCGCAAAGGGAAGCGTTTTGACTACAGCACGCACGACCGCCTGCGGGAAGCGATTGAGAAAAAGCTGTTCGCCGACCTCAAGGACGTCGTCAAGATCACGACCTCGAACAAAACGCCGGATGAGCATCAGTTGAAAAAAATCAACGAGGTGACAAAGCGCCTCATCGAAGAGCACAACTATTGCCCGGTTTGCGCCAACGAGCTGCTCCGTTACGTGGGAAGCTTGCTGAACAGGTAA
- a CDS encoding RNA-guided endonuclease TnpB family protein has product MSQTITVKVKLLPTKEQASILREMSQTYLSTINALVSEMVAEKKSTKKSSKDISASLPSAVKNQAIKDAKSVFKKAKKSKFTTVPVLKKPVCIWNNQNYSFDFTHISMPIMIDGKVTKTPIRALLVDKDNRNFALLKHKLGTLRITQKANKWIAQISVTIPTMEGTGVKVMGVDLGLKVPAVAVTDDEKVRFFGNGRQNKYMKRKFRSERKALGKKKKVNAIRSSKDKEQRWMKDQDHKVSRAIVNFAKDNKISVIRLEQLANIRQTARTSRKNEKNLHTWSFYRLSQFIEYKANLVGIRVEHVNPAYTSQTCPKCSEKNKAQDRKYKCKCGFEKHRDLVGAMNIRYAPVIDGNSQSA; this is encoded by the coding sequence ATGTCGCAGACCATCACAGTCAAAGTGAAATTGCTTCCAACAAAAGAACAGGCTTCTATTTTGCGTGAGATGAGTCAAACGTACCTCTCCACTATCAATGCTCTCGTTTCCGAAATGGTTGCTGAAAAGAAAAGCACAAAGAAGTCGAGTAAGGATATTTCTGCTTCTTTGCCAAGTGCCGTTAAAAATCAAGCTATCAAGGACGCGAAAAGTGTGTTTAAGAAAGCGAAGAAAAGCAAATTCACTACTGTTCCTGTTTTGAAGAAACCTGTCTGCATTTGGAACAATCAAAACTACTCGTTTGATTTCACGCACATTTCCATGCCGATTATGATTGACGGCAAGGTAACTAAAACACCTATCCGTGCTTTGTTAGTTGATAAAGACAACCGTAACTTTGCTTTGCTAAAACACAAATTAGGTACGCTTCGAATCACACAGAAAGCAAATAAATGGATTGCCCAAATTTCTGTCACCATACCTACTATGGAAGGAACAGGAGTAAAAGTCATGGGGGTTGATTTGGGATTAAAAGTTCCTGCCGTTGCTGTAACAGATGATGAAAAGGTACGTTTCTTTGGGAATGGCAGACAAAATAAGTACATGAAGCGTAAGTTTCGTTCTGAACGCAAAGCATTAGGCAAAAAGAAAAAGGTAAATGCGATTCGTAGTTCAAAAGATAAAGAACAACGTTGGATGAAAGACCAAGACCATAAGGTTAGTCGTGCTATCGTAAATTTTGCAAAAGACAATAAAATTTCTGTCATTCGCTTGGAACAACTGGCGAATATTAGACAGACGGCAAGAACAAGCCGTAAAAACGAAAAGAATCTGCATACTTGGTCATTTTATCGCCTGTCTCAGTTCATTGAATATAAAGCGAATTTAGTTGGTATTAGAGTTGAGCATGTGAATCCTGCATACACAAGTCAGACATGCCCTAAATGCTCTGAGAAGAATAAGGCACAAGACCGTAAGTATAAATGCAAATGTGGATTCGAAAAACATCGTGATTTAGTCGGTGCTATGAACATTCGATATGCACCTGTGATTGATGGTAACAGTCAATCAGCCTAA
- a CDS encoding HAD family hydrolase, with protein sequence MTVNTILFDLDGTLLEMQTEPFVKSYLVEVGRHVGDKYDTEKLLKLIWDATKAMIMSQEPEKTNEQVFIEYFTAHSEWDREEVWPLFDSFYRDVFPTLSHLTYPSPWGKKIVDAAKAQGYRVAVATNPVFPRDAIFHRLAWIGMSADDFELVTVYEESHYTKPNPGYFAEICQKLGVEPTDCIMIGNHMQEDMVASKLGMKTYLVTNWLEDRGEPQYPVDQRGSLEELYQAITERTGVFAKA encoded by the coding sequence ATGACTGTGAACACGATCCTGTTTGATCTGGACGGAACGCTCCTGGAAATGCAGACCGAGCCTTTTGTCAAAAGCTATTTGGTCGAGGTAGGCCGCCATGTTGGCGACAAGTACGATACGGAAAAGCTCCTGAAGCTGATTTGGGACGCAACCAAGGCGATGATTATGAGCCAGGAGCCGGAGAAGACGAATGAACAGGTGTTCATCGAATATTTTACCGCGCACAGCGAATGGGATCGCGAAGAGGTGTGGCCGCTGTTCGATTCCTTTTACCGCGATGTGTTCCCGACGCTGTCCCATCTGACCTATCCTTCGCCGTGGGGCAAAAAAATTGTGGATGCGGCCAAGGCGCAAGGCTATCGGGTCGCGGTCGCCACCAATCCGGTCTTTCCGCGCGATGCGATTTTCCATCGGCTCGCCTGGATCGGCATGAGCGCGGACGATTTCGAACTGGTGACCGTCTATGAGGAGTCGCATTATACGAAGCCGAATCCCGGCTATTTCGCGGAAATTTGCCAAAAGCTCGGCGTGGAGCCGACCGACTGCATCATGATCGGCAACCACATGCAGGAAGACATGGTCGCGTCGAAGCTGGGGATGAAGACGTACCTCGTCACGAACTGGCTGGAAGACCGCGGCGAGCCGCAGTATCCGGTCGATCAGCGAGGCTCGTTGGAGGAATTGTATCAGGCGATTACGGAGCGGACAGGCGTGTTTGCCAAAGCATAA
- the queG gene encoding tRNA epoxyqueuosine(34) reductase QueG, with product MIDEQDLRYWEQTKQSIIDYAKEIGIDKIGFASADPFLTLKERLIEHREKGYESGFEEPDLEKRTNPSLLLEGARSLISIALAYPSKLENPPKSEPGAYRGILCRAAWGVDYHHVLRDKLDKLGKFIQELEPGAKIESMVDTGALSDRAVAERAGVGFVGKNCAVITPEFGSWVYLGELLTNLPLPIDHPIEEGCGDCNICVDACPTGALVQGGQLNAQRCVAFLTQVKDFIPDEFRGKIGNRLYGCDTCQTVCPKNRRINSNHHPEFQPDPEIAKPLLIPLLEMSNKEFKEKFGLSSSSWRGKKPIQRNAILALAHFKDRTAVPHLARLLANDPRPVIRGTAAWALGKIGGADAEAALVRAQETEQVAEVQDEIAKGMKLLAEQSAQGEKQRRQEQQEQQEQLP from the coding sequence GTGATTGACGAGCAAGACTTGCGCTACTGGGAGCAGACGAAGCAGTCCATCATTGATTACGCCAAGGAGATCGGCATCGACAAGATCGGCTTTGCCAGCGCCGACCCTTTTTTGACGCTCAAGGAACGACTGATCGAGCACCGGGAAAAGGGGTATGAGTCAGGCTTTGAGGAGCCGGATTTGGAAAAGCGGACGAATCCCAGCCTGCTGTTGGAGGGTGCGCGTTCCTTGATTTCGATTGCGCTCGCCTACCCGTCCAAGCTGGAGAATCCGCCCAAGTCCGAGCCTGGCGCGTACCGGGGCATTTTGTGCCGGGCGGCCTGGGGAGTCGATTACCATCACGTGCTGCGCGACAAGCTGGACAAGCTCGGCAAATTCATTCAGGAGCTGGAGCCGGGTGCCAAAATCGAATCGATGGTAGACACGGGCGCGCTGTCTGATCGTGCTGTCGCCGAGCGGGCTGGCGTCGGATTCGTCGGCAAAAACTGTGCGGTGATTACGCCGGAGTTCGGCTCGTGGGTCTACCTGGGCGAGCTTTTGACGAATTTGCCGTTGCCGATCGACCACCCGATCGAAGAAGGCTGCGGCGATTGCAACATATGTGTAGACGCCTGTCCGACCGGGGCGCTTGTGCAGGGAGGCCAGCTCAACGCTCAGCGCTGTGTAGCGTTTTTGACTCAGGTAAAAGATTTCATTCCAGACGAATTTAGAGGAAAAATCGGCAATCGGCTGTACGGCTGTGATACTTGCCAAACCGTCTGCCCGAAAAACCGCCGGATCAACTCCAACCATCATCCCGAGTTTCAGCCTGATCCCGAGATTGCCAAGCCGCTCTTGATCCCGCTTCTGGAGATGAGCAACAAGGAGTTTAAGGAAAAGTTCGGCCTGTCTTCTTCATCGTGGCGCGGCAAAAAACCGATTCAGCGCAACGCGATTCTGGCCCTGGCCCACTTCAAGGATCGCACCGCGGTTCCTCATCTCGCCCGCCTGCTTGCGAACGATCCACGTCCGGTCATTCGCGGCACAGCAGCCTGGGCGCTGGGGAAAATCGGGGGAGCCGATGCAGAAGCGGCACTCGTGAGGGCACAGGAGACGGAGCAGGTGGCAGAGGTGCAGGACGAGATTGCGAAGGGGATGAAGCTGCTGGCGGAGCAAAGTGCGCAGGGGGAGAAGCAGCGGCGACAGGAACAGCAGGAACAGCAGGAACAACTCCCCTAG
- a CDS encoding B3/B4 domain-containing protein, translating to MNVQLDSTVTERLPAFSLGILQYSGVSVSDSPKMLQGRINYFVESLRLEHELSRLAEIEGIREWRAAFKKAGIDPSRYRPSSEALLRRLLQGNPFFWINSAVDVNNFFSVLHALPFGIYDRQQLTGDVTCRLGRETDVYEGLNGREVHMEGKLLLADEQGAFGSPIVDSKRTCVTEQSRDLLQVVFFHEQLSTEKKDEIIGSVGRMFTEINGGELTHSAIASP from the coding sequence ATGAACGTACAACTCGACTCTACCGTGACCGAGCGCCTTCCCGCCTTTTCCCTCGGCATTTTGCAATACAGTGGCGTATCTGTCAGCGACTCGCCAAAAATGCTGCAAGGCCGGATCAACTACTTTGTAGAAAGCTTGCGCCTGGAGCACGAGCTGTCCCGCCTGGCCGAGATCGAAGGCATCCGCGAATGGCGAGCCGCCTTCAAAAAAGCGGGGATCGATCCTTCCCGCTACCGCCCCTCCTCGGAGGCACTGCTGCGCCGTCTGTTGCAGGGCAATCCTTTTTTCTGGATCAACAGCGCCGTAGACGTCAACAACTTCTTCTCCGTCCTGCATGCGCTTCCCTTTGGGATTTACGATCGGCAGCAGCTTACAGGCGACGTCACTTGCCGTCTGGGCCGGGAAACAGACGTGTACGAAGGATTGAACGGTCGCGAGGTCCACATGGAAGGAAAGCTGCTGCTCGCGGACGAGCAGGGGGCCTTCGGCAGTCCGATTGTCGATTCCAAGCGAACTTGTGTGACCGAACAAAGCCGGGACCTGCTGCAAGTCGTCTTTTTCCACGAGCAGCTTTCCACTGAGAAAAAGGACGAAATCATCGGCTCCGTGGGCCGCATGTTTACCGAGATCAACGGCGGCGAGCTGACCCACAGCGCCATCGCCTCGCCTTAA
- the rnhA gene encoding ribonuclease HI, giving the protein MTMREVEIYTDGACSGNPGPGGWGAVLMYGQHIKEMSGAEPHTTNNRMELLAPIKALSTLKEPCKVTLYSDSAYLVNCFKQGWYKGWLKNGWKNSKGQQVENQDLWKELLRLMDIHQVEYVKVKGHADNKWNNRCDELATGAIKQL; this is encoded by the coding sequence ATGACAATGCGTGAAGTAGAGATTTATACAGACGGCGCCTGCTCTGGCAATCCCGGGCCGGGCGGCTGGGGTGCTGTCCTGATGTACGGCCAGCACATCAAGGAGATGTCCGGTGCCGAACCACATACAACGAACAACCGCATGGAGCTGCTTGCGCCGATCAAGGCGCTGTCCACGTTGAAAGAGCCTTGCAAGGTGACCTTGTACAGCGACAGCGCGTATTTGGTCAACTGCTTCAAGCAGGGCTGGTACAAGGGCTGGCTGAAAAACGGCTGGAAAAACAGCAAAGGCCAGCAGGTAGAGAATCAGGACTTGTGGAAAGAGCTGCTTCGGCTGATGGATATTCATCAAGTAGAGTACGTCAAGGTAAAAGGACATGCCGACAACAAGTGGAACAACCGCTGCGACGAGTTGGCGACGGGAGCGATCAAACAACTGTGA
- a CDS encoding purine/pyrimidine permease, whose translation MKYGLYDRPPVGTSILSALQWMIVAVSSSVAVPLMIGDVYGLQADEMSHLMQQTMFFIGLASLLQVWIGHRYPMLEGPAGLWWGIFIILAQLGASAGLQPREIGQSFQLGMALAGLLFIGFGMLGWIGKLQRWFTPLVSGTYMILLAISLCSNILTGMLGIGFQHSKEVQPGVALVSVGIVALVVWIMRTKRFSSFAVLFGMVGGWVLYAVLGWTEPVRPADQLISWPSFFFWGTPRWDWGVVLTSMLTGFVLLTNLVTSMVVMGKATNTVPTDSQYNRGGVFTGVSHLLSGVSGVVGMIPLSLAAAVIQTTRMASRLPFMLAMVGMMLIGLLPTVAHFLAALPTPVAYAAMFISYTQLLGFGLKDYVTVKMDDRAITVGGSSLLIGIGVMFVPAAAWQKLPALVSFLFGNGLLLGVIVCLLLEHVVFRKPTDSQTQKDGHAA comes from the coding sequence TTGAAGTACGGATTGTATGACAGACCTCCAGTGGGCACGAGCATTCTCTCGGCCTTGCAATGGATGATCGTAGCTGTCTCCAGCAGTGTTGCCGTTCCGTTGATGATCGGGGACGTGTATGGGTTACAGGCAGACGAGATGAGCCATTTGATGCAGCAGACGATGTTTTTCATCGGGCTGGCTTCGCTTTTGCAAGTATGGATCGGACACCGTTATCCGATGCTGGAAGGACCGGCTGGATTGTGGTGGGGGATTTTTATCATTTTGGCGCAGCTCGGTGCGAGTGCAGGGCTGCAGCCGCGCGAGATCGGGCAATCGTTTCAGCTCGGGATGGCGTTGGCGGGCCTGCTGTTTATCGGCTTCGGGATGCTGGGCTGGATCGGCAAGCTGCAAAGATGGTTTACACCGCTTGTATCCGGCACGTATATGATTTTGCTGGCGATTTCTTTGTGCAGCAATATTTTGACCGGGATGCTGGGGATTGGCTTTCAGCATTCCAAAGAGGTGCAGCCGGGCGTAGCGCTCGTTTCCGTCGGCATCGTGGCGCTGGTCGTCTGGATCATGCGGACGAAGCGCTTTTCCAGCTTTGCGGTCCTGTTTGGCATGGTCGGCGGCTGGGTGCTTTACGCCGTATTGGGCTGGACGGAGCCTGTGCGGCCTGCGGATCAGTTGATCTCGTGGCCGAGCTTCTTTTTCTGGGGAACGCCGCGCTGGGACTGGGGCGTCGTCCTGACGAGCATGTTGACCGGATTTGTCCTGCTGACGAACCTGGTGACGAGTATGGTCGTGATGGGCAAGGCGACAAATACGGTGCCGACCGATTCCCAATACAACCGTGGCGGGGTGTTTACAGGGGTGTCTCACCTGCTTTCCGGCGTGAGCGGCGTCGTGGGGATGATCCCGCTTTCGCTGGCTGCCGCCGTGATCCAGACGACGCGCATGGCGTCGCGCCTGCCCTTCATGCTCGCGATGGTCGGGATGATGCTGATTGGCCTGCTCCCGACCGTCGCTCATTTTTTGGCGGCTTTGCCGACTCCGGTTGCCTATGCGGCGATGTTCATTTCGTACACGCAGCTTCTCGGGTTCGGTTTGAAAGATTACGTGACAGTCAAAATGGATGATCGGGCCATCACGGTCGGGGGCAGCTCGCTTCTGATCGGGATTGGCGTCATGTTTGTTCCGGCAGCCGCCTGGCAGAAGCTGCCTGCGCTGGTCAGCTTCCTGTTCGGCAACGGCTTGCTGCTCGGGGTAATCGTCTGTTTGCTCTTGGAGCACGTTGTTTTTCGCAAGCCAACTGACAGTCAGACACAAAAAGACGGCCACGCTGCATGA
- a CDS encoding amidase domain-containing protein, whose protein sequence is MEWRAFVQRYFDAVHQSILDGQHQRLLPFYLEQKPLLQQEWERIHRAHRQMRKRGAALRGVSGQVKPVCWLETDAAMDITVVWTGKSRYLLKNKTYEEASRRMLQLRLDKAAGQWGIVGTREQRGDQKSEGIEEQELRGTASVTAVEEAVSQPLLVVHGAGGYRADKAVAYAERYWNTTNPAYPRFNDDCTNFISQCLYAGGIPMLMSKERGKGWWIRTGKSADWSYSWTVAHSLYLLLKSGGPPMRAVAKKSAAELVPGDIICYDFNGDGRFQHNTIVVTMDANMMPLVNAHTTDSSMRYWAYEDSTAYTPSIRYAFFHIRGV, encoded by the coding sequence ATGGAATGGCGTGCGTTTGTGCAACGGTACTTCGATGCCGTGCACCAATCGATTCTGGATGGACAACATCAGCGGCTGCTGCCTTTTTATCTGGAGCAAAAGCCGCTGCTGCAACAAGAATGGGAACGCATCCATCGCGCCCATCGGCAAATGCGCAAGCGGGGGGCCGCGCTTCGCGGCGTGAGCGGCCAGGTCAAGCCCGTCTGTTGGCTGGAGACGGATGCTGCGATGGACATCACGGTAGTCTGGACGGGCAAGAGCCGGTATCTGTTGAAAAACAAAACGTATGAAGAGGCGAGCAGACGGATGCTTCAGCTTCGTTTGGACAAAGCGGCAGGTCAGTGGGGAATTGTCGGCACGCGGGAGCAGCGAGGTGACCAGAAAAGCGAAGGGATAGAGGAACAGGAGCTGCGGGGCACGGCGTCGGTAACAGCCGTTGAAGAGGCGGTGTCGCAGCCGTTGCTCGTCGTCCACGGCGCGGGCGGCTATCGGGCGGATAAAGCAGTCGCCTATGCAGAACGGTACTGGAATACGACGAATCCCGCTTACCCGCGCTTCAACGATGATTGCACCAATTTTATATCGCAATGCTTGTACGCCGGGGGGATTCCCATGCTGATGTCCAAGGAACGTGGCAAAGGCTGGTGGATTCGCACCGGAAAAAGCGCGGACTGGAGCTATAGCTGGACGGTAGCGCACAGCTTGTACCTGTTGCTGAAATCAGGCGGGCCGCCGATGCGCGCTGTCGCCAAAAAGTCTGCCGCCGAGCTGGTTCCGGGCGACATCATTTGCTACGACTTTAACGGCGACGGACGTTTTCAGCACAATACGATTGTGGTCACGATGGACGCGAATATGATGCCGCTTGTCAACGCCCACACGACAGACAGCAGCATGCGCTACTGGGCGTATGAGGACTCGACTGCCTATACGCCCAGCATCCGTTATGCGTTTTTTCATATTCGCGGAGTGTAG